In Candidatus Cloacimonadota bacterium, one genomic interval encodes:
- the wecB gene encoding UDP-N-acetylglucosamine 2-epimerase (non-hydrolyzing) translates to MKIVLVVGARPNFMKVAPVYFALKNAENFEPILVHTGQHYDHNLSEIFFNQLGFPEPDKYLNVGSGSHAVQTAKIMVKFEQVLFDEKPDMVMVAGDINSTIACALDAVKLHIPVAHLEAGLRSFDRKMPEEINRILTDSISDILLTPSSDGDENLKKEGISDKRIFFVGNAMIDSLKKHEQTADKSNVLEKLNLLKNNYGLITLHRPSNVDDKVNFKKILSAFAEIQKKIPLVFPIHPRTRKQIKKFSLKPVIDEMKNFHLVEPVGYLDFLKLEKYAKLVLTDSGGIQEETTILNVPCLTIRENTERPITIHEGTNQLVGTDPDKIVTAAENILSGKFKTGSSPKYWDGKTAQRIVKILEEKFNK, encoded by the coding sequence ATGAAGATAGTTCTGGTAGTTGGTGCAAGACCGAATTTTATGAAAGTTGCTCCCGTTTATTTTGCCTTGAAAAACGCTGAAAATTTTGAGCCGATTCTTGTGCATACCGGGCAACATTATGATCACAATTTATCAGAAATTTTCTTTAATCAGTTAGGGTTTCCCGAGCCGGATAAATATCTCAATGTCGGTTCGGGTTCTCATGCTGTTCAAACTGCAAAGATAATGGTTAAGTTCGAGCAGGTTCTTTTTGACGAAAAGCCCGATATGGTCATGGTTGCCGGCGATATAAATTCTACGATAGCTTGTGCTCTCGACGCCGTGAAATTACATATTCCGGTTGCACATCTCGAAGCCGGTTTGCGTTCTTTCGATCGCAAAATGCCGGAAGAGATCAATCGTATCCTCACTGATTCTATCTCCGATATTTTACTGACTCCATCTTCTGACGGAGACGAAAATCTGAAAAAAGAGGGCATTTCCGATAAAAGGATTTTCTTTGTTGGAAATGCTATGATTGATTCGCTAAAAAAACATGAGCAGACAGCCGATAAATCGAATGTTCTTGAAAAATTAAATTTGTTAAAAAATAATTACGGGCTCATTACTCTCCATCGTCCCAGTAATGTGGACGATAAAGTCAATTTCAAAAAAATTCTTTCCGCCTTTGCTGAAATTCAAAAGAAAATCCCTCTTGTTTTTCCAATCCATCCCCGCACAAGAAAACAAATAAAAAAATTCTCTCTTAAACCTGTAATTGACGAAATGAAAAATTTCCATCTTGTCGAACCGGTTGGTTACCTCGATTTTCTCAAGCTGGAAAAATATGCAAAACTGGTTTTAACCGATTCCGGCGGGATTCAGGAAGAAACCACGATTTTGAATGTACCTTGTTTGACGATTCGGGAAAATACAGAGCGTCCAATTACCATTCACGAGGGAACAAATCAGTTGGTCGGAACTGATCCCGATAAAATTGTTACTGCTGCTGAAAATATTCTCTCGGGGAAATTCAAAACCGGCAGTTCTCCAAAATATTGGGATGGGAAGACTGCTCAGCGAATTGTAAAAATACTAGAAGAGAAATTTAATAAATAA